A section of the Clostridia bacterium genome encodes:
- the groL gene encoding chaperonin GroEL (60 kDa chaperone family; promotes refolding of misfolded polypeptides especially under stressful conditions; forms two stacked rings of heptamers to form a barrel-shaped 14mer; ends can be capped by GroES; misfolded proteins enter the barrel where they are refolded when GroES binds), translating to MAAKQLIYDAEARRALERGVNAVANAVKVTLGPKGRNVVLERKFGSPVITKDGVTVAKEIELKDPYENLGAQLCREVASKTNDVAGDGTTTATVLAQRIVLEGLKNVAAGANPIFVKKGIDKAIEAAVEAIKKASITVETRDSIAHVAAIAANDPEIGELIAEAMEKVGKDGVITVEESKGITTSVEVVEGMEFDKGYVSPYFVTNADTMEAVLEEPYILIHEKKISAVTELLPVLEKVVRTGKPLLIIAEDIEGEALATLVVNKIRGTLNACAVKAPGFGDRRKAMMEDIAILTDGKFISEDLGIKLENVDLNMLGRAKTVKVTKEKTTIVEGAGSRDAINARVNQIRKQIDETDSDYDREKLQERLAKLAGGVAVIKVGAATETELKEKKHRVEDALSATRAAVEEGIVPGGGTTLINIIPVLDDVKAEGDESIGVQIVRRALEEPLRQIAVNAGLEGSVVVEKVKTLEKGIGFDAVSEEYVDMVKAGIVDPAKVTRSALQNAGSIASMLLTTEALITEIPEKEKTPPYPPSPDMDY from the coding sequence ATGGCTGCTAAACAGTTGATTTACGACGCTGAGGCCCGCCGCGCTCTGGAGCGGGGTGTTAACGCCGTAGCCAACGCGGTAAAGGTAACTTTAGGACCTAAGGGCCGCAACGTTGTATTGGAACGTAAGTTCGGATCCCCCGTTATCACTAAAGACGGGGTTACGGTAGCCAAAGAAATCGAACTCAAAGACCCATATGAGAACTTAGGGGCTCAGCTGTGCCGAGAGGTAGCTTCCAAGACCAATGACGTAGCTGGGGATGGAACTACCACTGCTACTGTGCTAGCCCAAAGGATAGTCTTGGAAGGCTTAAAAAACGTTGCAGCTGGAGCCAATCCTATTTTTGTGAAGAAAGGTATCGATAAGGCGATCGAGGCCGCAGTCGAAGCGATTAAGAAGGCCAGCATCACCGTTGAGACGCGTGACAGCATTGCCCACGTAGCCGCCATAGCTGCCAATGACCCGGAGATTGGTGAGCTTATTGCCGAGGCCATGGAGAAGGTAGGCAAGGACGGGGTAATTACTGTCGAGGAATCCAAAGGCATAACCACCAGCGTAGAAGTCGTTGAAGGCATGGAGTTCGACAAGGGATATGTATCGCCTTATTTTGTTACCAACGCTGACACCATGGAAGCCGTCCTGGAGGAGCCCTACATTCTCATCCACGAAAAGAAGATCTCGGCAGTAACTGAGCTCTTGCCAGTTCTCGAGAAGGTAGTTCGTACTGGCAAGCCGTTGCTCATCATAGCTGAGGATATCGAGGGCGAGGCCCTGGCTACCCTGGTAGTCAACAAGATCCGCGGTACGCTTAATGCCTGCGCGGTCAAGGCGCCTGGGTTTGGTGACCGACGCAAAGCCATGATGGAGGATATTGCCATTCTAACTGATGGCAAGTTCATCTCTGAAGACCTGGGCATTAAGCTTGAAAATGTTGACCTGAACATGCTTGGTCGGGCTAAGACGGTCAAGGTGACCAAAGAAAAGACTACCATCGTAGAAGGTGCCGGATCGCGGGATGCCATTAACGCCCGGGTCAACCAGATTCGCAAGCAGATCGATGAGACCGATTCTGACTACGATCGTGAAAAGTTGCAGGAGCGCTTGGCCAAACTGGCTGGCGGCGTGGCTGTGATAAAAGTAGGAGCTGCTACCGAGACCGAGCTCAAGGAAAAGAAGCACCGGGTAGAGGATGCTCTGTCAGCTACTAGAGCCGCAGTCGAAGAGGGCATTGTGCCGGGTGGCGGCACTACGCTCATCAACATTATTCCGGTCTTGGATGATGTCAAGGCCGAGGGTGATGAATCAATAGGGGTCCAGATAGTCCGCCGCGCCTTGGAGGAGCCTTTACGCCAGATCGCTGTTAACGCTGGTCTAGAAGGTTCAGTGGTGGTTGAGAAAGTGAAGACCCTGGAGAAGGGAATTGGCTTTGATGCCGTGAGCGAAGAATATGTGGATATGGTGAAAGCCGGTATTGTTGATCCAGCTAAGGTCACTCGTAGCGCCTTACAAAATGCCGGCAGCATTGCCTCTATGCTATTGACCACGGAAGCTTTGATTACCGAGATCCCCGAGAAGGAGAAGACGCCGCCTTATCCTCCTTCCCCAGATATGGATTATTAG
- the groES gene encoding co-chaperone GroES, with protein sequence MPQLKPLADRVIVKVSTSEEVTKGGIVLPDTAKEKPQEGEVIAVGPGRVLDNGERLTPEVKVGDRVIFAKYSGTEVKVEGEEYLIIRDSDILAIREG encoded by the coding sequence GTGCCTCAACTTAAACCGTTGGCTGACCGGGTTATTGTAAAAGTCTCCACTAGCGAGGAGGTAACCAAGGGGGGGATTGTTCTTCCGGACACCGCCAAGGAAAAGCCGCAGGAAGGAGAAGTGATAGCGGTTGGCCCTGGGCGAGTTTTGGACAATGGAGAGCGCCTCACCCCGGAGGTCAAGGTTGGTGACCGGGTCATCTTCGCCAAGTACAGTGGGACGGAGGTCAAGGTCGAGGGCGAAGAGTACCTCATTATCAGGGACAGTGACATACTAGCTATTCGTGAAGGATAA
- a CDS encoding MBL fold metallo-hydrolase — MSNKKGAKSSATLPDLVEFRKWVQQIEEAQAKVEQAREAQRRKYADLVGELNEHRTILQALIEWNGRAYPEVKAQMAIDEKIGQVKVAIERLEERLRKYLAERPWLAEEACQPVGDGIPADDLGTISGVEGTARPKDEGVPAGGASIESASEPPMAETAEAQAAAALVAEAVSEPFEISNSEASEPGFKEPGEPSIEEEELSRWPARQRQRPRTGSRIGLVVLGGGREVGASCIFLRHSSTTILLDAGLRLTSNNYLPDLDFIDRLDAVLVSHAHLDHCGALPLVRSKWPDVPILCTRQSKPLIRLALTDQAGFWEGENEYTPLADRNLIEHLGLTALDYGLPYTGIEGVRVTMFPAGHLLGAAMISIQFTDGEVLYTGDFNLRALPTVDGAVPQESFPDVLIMEGTAQSGMRGVRSWAEEEADFLDKIKGVLAQGGFVLLPAFAVGRAQDLILLLKEAMRKGRIPETKIYVDGMVREVCNIYRTFWKSLHQDLQGSNKEKGFFHYPVVEVRNSIIREKRVWQQPCIILASSGTLLGGPAANYKDKIVGRKDSAIIFTGTEGKLAMSAITQPVRCQVYRYAFSTHPSEEELKRLAAYYDPDSIVLVHGEEKEIDRLAHTLGKDRNVYAPTNGEWHDI; from the coding sequence GTGTCAAACAAGAAAGGTGCCAAGTCCTCTGCTACCCTTCCTGACTTAGTGGAGTTTAGGAAATGGGTGCAGCAAATCGAGGAGGCCCAGGCCAAAGTGGAGCAGGCGCGAGAAGCTCAGCGAAGAAAATATGCTGATCTAGTGGGCGAGCTTAACGAACACCGGACAATCTTGCAGGCATTGATAGAATGGAACGGGAGGGCCTACCCGGAAGTTAAGGCCCAAATGGCGATTGACGAGAAGATCGGGCAGGTTAAGGTGGCGATAGAAAGGTTAGAGGAGCGACTTCGCAAGTACCTGGCGGAACGCCCATGGTTGGCTGAAGAGGCTTGCCAGCCTGTGGGCGATGGCATACCTGCGGATGACTTGGGCACCATTAGTGGGGTAGAGGGCACGGCTCGGCCTAAAGATGAGGGCGTACCTGCCGGTGGGGCCAGCATAGAGTCGGCGTCTGAACCTCCTATGGCTGAGACGGCAGAAGCCCAAGCAGCAGCTGCCCTGGTAGCTGAAGCTGTAAGTGAGCCATTTGAGATTTCTAACTCCGAGGCATCAGAACCTGGTTTCAAGGAACCAGGTGAACCAAGCATAGAGGAAGAAGAGCTGTCGCGTTGGCCGGCTCGGCAAAGGCAGCGGCCGCGAACCGGTAGCCGGATCGGTTTGGTAGTGTTGGGAGGAGGACGAGAGGTTGGAGCTAGTTGCATATTCCTGCGTCATAGCTCTACCACCATACTCTTGGATGCCGGCCTACGGTTGACTTCCAATAATTATTTGCCAGACTTGGATTTTATTGATCGCTTGGATGCAGTCTTGGTAAGTCATGCCCACCTCGATCATTGCGGGGCTCTGCCGCTAGTAAGGTCTAAATGGCCAGACGTACCTATCTTATGTACTCGTCAAAGCAAGCCTTTAATTCGCTTGGCATTGACCGATCAAGCCGGTTTTTGGGAAGGAGAGAATGAATACACGCCCCTAGCCGATCGCAACCTAATTGAGCATTTGGGGTTGACGGCACTGGATTACGGGCTTCCATATACTGGTATCGAGGGTGTTCGAGTTACTATGTTTCCGGCAGGTCACCTTTTGGGGGCGGCCATGATTTCCATTCAATTTACAGATGGAGAGGTACTGTATACCGGCGATTTTAACCTGCGGGCTTTACCTACGGTGGATGGGGCCGTGCCCCAGGAAAGTTTTCCTGATGTATTGATTATGGAAGGCACCGCTCAGAGCGGGATGCGGGGAGTAAGGAGCTGGGCAGAAGAGGAAGCGGACTTTCTGGATAAAATCAAGGGCGTGCTCGCGCAAGGAGGCTTTGTGTTGTTGCCTGCATTTGCAGTGGGTCGCGCCCAGGATTTAATTCTCTTACTAAAGGAAGCCATGCGAAAAGGAAGAATACCTGAAACGAAAATCTACGTAGATGGAATGGTGCGCGAGGTATGCAACATCTATCGAACTTTCTGGAAAAGTCTGCATCAAGATCTGCAAGGATCCAACAAGGAAAAAGGGTTTTTCCATTATCCGGTGGTGGAAGTTCGCAACTCCATCATCCGGGAAAAGCGGGTTTGGCAGCAACCCTGCATTATTCTGGCTAGCTCGGGTACCTTACTAGGTGGTCCTGCGGCTAACTACAAGGACAAGATTGTGGGGCGAAAGGATTCTGCTATCATTTTTACCGGCACTGAGGGCAAGCTAGCTATGTCAGCCATAACTCAGCCGGTTCGCTGCCAGGTCTACAGGTATGCCTTTTCTACCCATCCCAGCGAAGAGGAGCTAAAACGTTTGGCAGCTTATTACGACCCTGATAGCATAGTTTTGGTACATGGAGAAGAGAAGGAAATTGATCGCCTGGCGCATACCCTTGGCAAGGACCGGAACGTCTATGCCCCAACTAACGGCGAATGGCACGACATCTAG
- a CDS encoding LysM peptidoglycan-binding domain-containing protein, translating into MSRKVSCLAKILLVLTLLAAPARSALAYVVCPIPERLTEVSQQAIYLVQPGDTLWSIARDYGIRVDSLMEANQLQSSLITEGQALTIPDSEQEQVNQNCADNSNNHPAEGYVVKAGDTLWGIAQRFGTSVGQLKDINGLRGDLIRPGRRLILPQGASQPVMVQQAALGSRSQAHSYSQEDLMWLARAISAEARGEPFLGQVAVGAVILNRVESPRFPNTIKGVIFEAHGGVYQFSCVQDGSIYQEPSESAIRAAKEALRGVDPTNGSLYFYNPELTSGSNWIRTRPVVKTIANHVFTI; encoded by the coding sequence TTGTCAAGAAAAGTGTCTTGTTTAGCCAAAATCTTGTTGGTATTAACCTTGTTGGCAGCGCCAGCGCGGTCAGCGTTAGCTTACGTGGTCTGCCCCATACCTGAGCGCTTAACTGAGGTAAGCCAACAAGCCATATACTTGGTGCAGCCAGGGGATACCTTATGGAGCATTGCTCGTGACTATGGTATACGAGTTGACTCCTTGATGGAAGCCAACCAGCTGCAGTCAAGTCTAATTACCGAAGGACAGGCTTTGACCATCCCGGACAGTGAACAGGAACAGGTAAACCAAAACTGCGCCGACAACAGCAATAACCACCCGGCAGAAGGTTACGTAGTTAAAGCCGGTGATACTTTGTGGGGAATCGCCCAACGGTTTGGGACTAGCGTAGGCCAGCTGAAAGATATAAACGGCCTTCGAGGAGATTTAATTCGCCCCGGAAGGCGCTTGATCCTTCCCCAGGGAGCCTCTCAACCTGTTATGGTTCAGCAAGCTGCCCTGGGATCGCGCTCTCAGGCTCATTCTTACAGCCAAGAAGACTTGATGTGGCTGGCTCGCGCCATTTCGGCTGAAGCCCGGGGCGAGCCGTTCCTGGGTCAAGTGGCGGTAGGAGCCGTTATCCTCAACCGGGTTGAAAGCCCTAGGTTCCCTAATACCATTAAGGGTGTAATCTTTGAAGCCCACGGAGGAGTATACCAGTTTTCTTGTGTGCAAGATGGGAGTATCTACCAGGAACCTAGTGAAAGTGCCATCCGGGCAGCCAAGGAAGCTCTTCGCGGAGTGGATCCAACCAACGGGTCCCTATACTTCTATAATCCTGAGCTGACTTCGGGCTCCAATTGGATACGCACCCGCCCGGTGGTTAAGACCATTGCCAACCACGTGTTTACCATCTAA